One region of Pseudoalteromonas galatheae genomic DNA includes:
- a CDS encoding type 2 periplasmic-binding domain-containing protein: MLGLTLFTMHTTGKEVVQLATHDAYPYHYVENELVKGSVIRQVQCAFSRMEAPYRAEFDSWVEAELKLRTGKLDAIFAVAQSDARMRYGTLSIPMARKHLYWYFSGAEMNISDDNPLYKKYRVAAEFGSDEWFDIKRKGYNVQMKPRSGSALLKLLLGHEVDAILIDEHEFEHELAKFKLQNTNFSRREYGTIELGILFSKAFLKKRPTFLEAFNTAASNCIVADDRKL; this comes from the coding sequence ATGTTAGGCCTTACATTATTTACCATGCATACGACAGGCAAAGAGGTCGTACAGCTGGCGACGCATGACGCTTACCCCTATCACTATGTTGAAAATGAACTCGTGAAGGGGAGTGTTATCAGGCAAGTTCAGTGCGCTTTTAGTCGGATGGAAGCCCCGTATCGCGCTGAGTTTGATAGTTGGGTAGAAGCAGAGCTCAAGTTGCGTACTGGTAAACTCGATGCCATTTTTGCGGTTGCCCAAAGTGATGCTCGTATGCGTTATGGAACGCTGTCTATTCCGATGGCGAGAAAACACTTGTACTGGTATTTCTCTGGTGCTGAAATGAATATCAGTGATGACAATCCGTTATATAAAAAATATAGAGTCGCCGCTGAATTTGGCTCTGACGAGTGGTTTGATATCAAGCGTAAAGGTTATAACGTGCAAATGAAGCCACGCAGTGGTAGTGCACTTTTAAAGTTATTATTAGGCCATGAAGTCGATGCTATTTTAATAGATGAACATGAGTTTGAACATGAATTGGCTAAGTTCAAGCTACAAAACACCAACTTTTCTCGACGTGAATATGGCACCATAGAGTTAGGTATATTGTTTTCAAAAGCCTTTTTAAAGAAGCGTCCAACCTTTCTAGAGGCATTTAATACTGCTGCCTCGAACTGTATTGTTGCCGATGATAGGAAGTTATAG
- the tssH gene encoding type VI secretion system ATPase TssH — MSQVSISKLISYLDSNLKNALEYAAADAMNSQAGAIEIEHWFISLLKGRDPKLQQFLESQQVNIAQFVQELEQKLGQLAPSHSGQPTISPELIDLVKSAWLVASVEFSHSAVAGLHLLLCILQPDPLSFKQKEFTALKNVSVESLKEHIKTLSISAKTPAKGATSAPQSVVTGALEKYTVNLTQAAQAGELDIVSGRADEVRQAIDILCRKRQNNPIFVGEPGVGKTAVVEGLAQKIAADEVPPVLSGVQIHSLDLGLLQAGASVKGEFENRLKDVINEVKTSEVPIIVFIDEAHTLIGAGGAEGQNDAANLLKPALARGEFRTIAATTWEEYKKYFEKDPALTRRFQVVKVDEPNAEDALQMLRGVAESLKSHHNVFITEAALQAAVDLSIRYLPSRKLPDKAISVLDTSCARIALTQNAKPASIEATEQGIRYLDKELTSLTKENDMLANQAAAIAAKEQKKTELEAQLVTLNTQWEKEKALVSELAQIQAGEQAGDFTAKLAELKSLQGEQPMVHAIVDEQTIAEVIGAWTGIPIGNLVKDEVAKLLTLETALHQRIIGQKHALHELSKSIRVSRAGLTDKRKPVGVFLMCGPSGVGKSETALALADQLFGGEQDMTVINMTEFKEAHKVSMLLGSPAGYVGYGKGGVLTEAIRRNPYCVLLLDEMEKAHPSVHDIFYQIFDKGCIQDSEGRNIDFKNTLIIMTSNAADSEIVDFCNVSESRPDLVELVDNVRPALQSFFKPAFLGRCNIIPYYPLNTAELAEITGISLKRVAQKLQETYGATLNYDQAFVDYVVAKGNEPTIGGRAIEQIINRNLMPQLAESCIERISLGEPIREVVISGSADASGFELAIN; from the coding sequence ATGTCTCAAGTATCTATTTCAAAACTAATTTCTTATTTAGACAGTAACTTAAAAAATGCGCTGGAGTATGCCGCTGCAGATGCCATGAACAGCCAAGCTGGCGCCATTGAAATTGAGCATTGGTTCATTTCGTTACTGAAAGGACGTGATCCTAAGTTGCAACAGTTTCTTGAGTCGCAACAGGTTAATATTGCACAGTTTGTGCAAGAGCTAGAGCAAAAACTAGGTCAGTTGGCACCGAGTCATTCAGGACAGCCTACCATCAGCCCTGAGTTGATAGACTTAGTGAAGTCTGCGTGGTTGGTTGCGTCGGTTGAGTTTTCTCACAGTGCCGTTGCGGGGCTACATCTGTTACTTTGCATCTTGCAGCCCGATCCATTGTCGTTTAAGCAAAAAGAGTTTACTGCACTTAAGAATGTCTCTGTTGAGAGCTTAAAAGAGCATATTAAAACGCTATCTATTTCGGCTAAAACACCAGCAAAGGGCGCGACAAGTGCACCGCAGAGTGTGGTAACGGGGGCGTTAGAAAAATATACCGTTAATCTTACTCAGGCTGCTCAGGCAGGTGAGCTAGATATTGTCTCTGGGCGTGCAGATGAAGTTAGGCAAGCCATTGATATCTTGTGTAGAAAACGACAAAACAACCCTATTTTTGTTGGCGAACCTGGGGTGGGTAAGACCGCCGTGGTGGAAGGGTTAGCGCAAAAAATTGCAGCGGATGAAGTACCTCCGGTTTTGTCTGGTGTGCAAATTCATTCACTGGATCTTGGTTTACTGCAAGCGGGTGCGAGCGTTAAAGGGGAGTTTGAAAATCGCTTAAAAGATGTAATTAACGAAGTAAAAACCTCAGAAGTGCCCATTATTGTTTTTATTGATGAGGCACATACTTTGATTGGCGCAGGTGGTGCGGAAGGGCAAAATGATGCCGCTAATTTGTTAAAACCAGCACTAGCGCGAGGCGAGTTTAGAACCATCGCGGCAACGACTTGGGAAGAGTATAAAAAATACTTTGAAAAAGACCCTGCACTGACACGCCGTTTCCAAGTGGTCAAAGTCGACGAGCCGAACGCAGAAGATGCGTTGCAAATGCTGCGTGGTGTCGCAGAGTCGCTAAAGAGTCACCACAATGTGTTTATCACAGAGGCGGCGCTACAAGCTGCCGTTGATCTGTCTATTCGTTATTTACCTAGTCGAAAGCTCCCAGATAAAGCCATCAGTGTGCTAGACACATCGTGTGCTCGTATTGCCTTAACGCAAAACGCAAAGCCTGCGAGTATCGAAGCAACAGAGCAGGGAATTCGCTACTTGGACAAAGAGTTAACATCGCTGACAAAAGAAAACGACATGTTGGCGAACCAAGCTGCAGCCATAGCCGCAAAAGAACAGAAAAAGACTGAACTAGAAGCGCAACTGGTTACATTGAATACGCAATGGGAAAAAGAAAAAGCGCTTGTATCTGAACTGGCACAAATCCAAGCGGGTGAGCAAGCGGGAGATTTCACGGCGAAATTGGCTGAACTCAAGTCGTTGCAAGGCGAACAGCCTATGGTTCATGCCATTGTCGATGAGCAAACTATTGCGGAGGTAATTGGCGCTTGGACTGGCATCCCGATTGGTAATTTAGTTAAAGATGAAGTGGCGAAACTACTGACATTAGAAACAGCTTTACATCAGCGTATTATTGGTCAAAAGCATGCGCTACATGAGTTGTCTAAGAGTATTCGGGTTTCGCGTGCCGGTCTGACTGATAAACGTAAGCCAGTTGGCGTATTTTTGATGTGTGGCCCTAGTGGTGTAGGTAAGTCAGAAACTGCGCTTGCACTTGCGGATCAGCTTTTTGGTGGCGAGCAAGACATGACGGTCATCAATATGACCGAGTTTAAAGAAGCGCATAAGGTATCTATGTTACTTGGATCGCCAGCAGGTTATGTTGGTTATGGTAAAGGTGGTGTGCTAACCGAAGCGATTCGTCGTAACCCTTATTGTGTACTGTTACTTGACGAAATGGAAAAAGCGCACCCAAGCGTCCATGATATTTTCTATCAAATTTTTGATAAGGGCTGTATTCAAGATAGTGAAGGTCGTAATATCGATTTTAAAAATACTTTGATCATCATGACCTCTAACGCTGCTGACAGTGAAATTGTCGATTTTTGTAATGTCAGTGAATCTCGCCCTGATTTAGTAGAGTTAGTGGACAACGTACGACCTGCGCTACAGAGCTTTTTCAAGCCAGCCTTTTTAGGTCGTTGTAATATCATCCCATATTATCCTTTAAATACTGCGGAGTTAGCTGAGATCACGGGGATATCGCTAAAACGTGTTGCGCAAAAACTACAAGAAACCTATGGGGCAACATTAAATTATGATCAAGCCTTTGTGGATTATGTGGTTGCCAAAGGAAATGAACCAACCATAGGTGGTCGTGCCATTGAGCAAATAATCAATCGAAACCTGATGCCGCAATTGGCTGAAAGCTGTATCGAGCGGATCAGCTTAGGCGAACCTATCCGTGAAGTGGTGATCTCAGGTTCAGCGGATGCCTCGGGCTTTGAGTTAGCTATAAATTGA
- the tssK gene encoding type VI secretion system baseplate subunit TssK, with translation MSNKIVWREGTFLYPQHFQQMESHLENVTQQYSALTTSEFAPHCGLAQLSINEGLLKLGQFSVVACEGILPDGQYFKLDQEVALHIPEGTIDQMVYLVVPANLAGNNSFDNGASSSRYKTQFNRVFDFTNNQAAELEIETARLNVALKLEQENLDGFVKLAVGKVLEVDGNGAVIIDRAFIPDCLSIGAADILLERVRELDTLANAKVNQLLTRLQSVVDTQSNSAWYTEQQLLTVIYHWLPWLEATQRTQHYKLGRFYFELKQFEAALLSIDFEVRSPWTPLTFESLYEKFHGVLARIKDKLSITQQQNVIEYTWDKSLFDSRRMLLVKVKQHDISQTKRMVIAVTSPQSLAKELFTTGFKLAGNKSIINCIKNATPGVRVSALPYAPPELKEQGSTEYFQIDLEDPLWVKMVDNKEMLALHIDARIHVDDVKLFLIS, from the coding sequence TTGAGTAATAAAATTGTTTGGCGAGAAGGTACCTTTTTATATCCTCAGCATTTTCAGCAGATGGAATCACACCTTGAAAACGTCACACAGCAATATAGTGCGCTGACAACCAGTGAATTTGCACCGCATTGTGGTCTTGCTCAGCTGAGTATCAATGAAGGGTTACTAAAACTGGGTCAGTTTTCCGTGGTAGCGTGTGAAGGCATTTTGCCCGATGGTCAGTACTTCAAGTTAGATCAAGAGGTCGCGCTGCACATTCCTGAAGGCACGATAGATCAAATGGTCTATCTGGTTGTGCCAGCCAATCTTGCTGGAAACAACAGCTTTGATAATGGGGCTTCTAGCTCTCGCTATAAAACCCAGTTTAATCGCGTTTTTGACTTTACCAATAACCAAGCTGCTGAACTTGAAATTGAAACTGCACGCTTAAATGTGGCGTTGAAACTAGAGCAAGAAAACCTAGATGGTTTTGTCAAATTAGCGGTTGGTAAAGTGCTGGAGGTGGATGGCAATGGGGCAGTGATCATCGACCGTGCTTTTATCCCAGACTGCCTCAGCATTGGGGCGGCTGATATTTTGTTAGAGCGCGTGCGAGAGCTCGACACTTTGGCAAATGCCAAAGTGAATCAGCTGCTCACACGATTACAATCCGTCGTTGATACACAAAGCAACAGCGCATGGTACACAGAGCAGCAGTTGCTTACCGTGATCTATCACTGGCTACCTTGGCTCGAGGCAACCCAACGAACACAACATTATAAATTAGGCCGTTTCTACTTTGAGCTAAAACAGTTTGAGGCGGCGCTATTGAGTATCGATTTTGAGGTGCGCTCTCCGTGGACACCGCTTACGTTCGAAAGTTTATATGAAAAATTTCATGGTGTATTGGCGCGGATCAAAGACAAGCTGTCGATCACCCAACAGCAAAATGTCATTGAATACACTTGGGATAAGTCGCTTTTCGATAGCAGAAGAATGTTATTGGTAAAGGTGAAGCAACACGATATCAGCCAGACTAAACGTATGGTTATTGCGGTGACTAGTCCGCAAAGCCTCGCTAAAGAACTATTTACAACAGGGTTTAAGCTTGCGGGTAACAAGAGCATCATCAATTGTATTAAAAACGCCACACCTGGTGTGCGAGTGAGTGCATTACCTTACGCTCCGCCAGAGCTAAAAGAGCAAGGGTCGACGGAATATTTTCAAATTGATTTAGAAGATCCACTGTGGGTGAAAATGGTAGATAACAAAGAAATGCTGGCGTTGCACATTGATGCCCGAATTCATGTCGATGACGTTAAATTATTTTTGATTAGCTAA
- the tssJ gene encoding type VI secretion system lipoprotein TssJ: MYAKVILVSLLICLAVGCSSADPLQRFSLPIQLQLETNEKLNWANEGANPVAIRLYQLTKSDRFSQSEFIELFQSDTQILAEQLIEKQRLYPVMPNTKEQKTIKLLPGVRYLAVLVEFSDYQKGTTKAVVEVPEDVSESTVIWLGLQGTTIKFSVMPQQSWMDSLFGWGA, from the coding sequence ATGTATGCAAAAGTAATCTTAGTCTCATTATTGATATGCTTAGCGGTTGGCTGCTCAAGTGCCGATCCGCTCCAGCGTTTTTCGTTACCGATACAGTTGCAGCTGGAGACCAACGAAAAGCTCAATTGGGCCAATGAAGGTGCCAATCCTGTTGCTATCCGGTTATATCAGCTCACCAAATCAGACCGATTTTCACAAAGTGAATTCATCGAGCTATTTCAATCGGATACGCAAATATTGGCTGAGCAATTGATAGAGAAGCAGCGGTTGTACCCAGTGATGCCGAATACAAAAGAGCAAAAGACGATTAAATTGCTTCCTGGAGTAAGGTATTTGGCGGTATTGGTAGAATTTAGTGACTATCAGAAAGGGACGACAAAGGCCGTCGTGGAAGTGCCTGAGGACGTTTCTGAAAGTACAGTAATTTGGCTTGGGCTCCAAGGAACGACGATAAAGTTCTCGGTAATGCCACAGCAGAGCTGGATGGATAGTTTGTTTGGTTGGGGAGCATAG
- a CDS encoding FHA domain-containing protein, with translation MNAAMLQVTECPEDVRLLSRMATVSQSGVVLGASIECDLILPHAEQETQQHDVYARIEQDKDANQLRLYTEVEGVSLNGRPQITHSSSVLSDGDIIVLFGYTLLLSMQSEIGEPVLAAEKQEETFFDVIDEVEFDASNIFADLETELDQINTQKTRSEQEEFIEYKATDIGAHDTQSTLNQAAIEQKLDKLLEASRSPWQQQKQMLLMLDQVMDEFLKEFDPQLIEDMVGSPSRWSGKHWAAYKNYYTRKMNEGHFKRQFKALLIECMQK, from the coding sequence ATGAATGCTGCGATGTTGCAAGTCACTGAGTGCCCTGAAGATGTTCGATTGTTGTCGAGAATGGCGACGGTTTCTCAATCCGGCGTGGTGCTCGGAGCGTCAATTGAATGTGATTTGATTTTGCCGCATGCTGAGCAAGAAACGCAGCAACATGATGTATATGCTCGCATCGAACAAGATAAAGATGCCAATCAACTGCGGTTATATACAGAAGTTGAGGGGGTAAGTTTAAATGGTCGGCCACAGATCACACACTCATCCTCCGTGCTTTCTGATGGTGATATCATTGTACTTTTTGGCTACACCCTATTGCTTTCCATGCAGTCGGAAATCGGCGAGCCTGTTTTGGCTGCTGAAAAGCAAGAAGAGACTTTTTTTGATGTGATTGATGAAGTTGAGTTTGATGCGAGTAATATTTTTGCCGATTTAGAGACTGAACTTGACCAAATAAACACGCAAAAAACGCGTTCTGAGCAAGAAGAATTTATAGAGTATAAAGCAACAGATATCGGCGCTCATGATACGCAAAGTACATTAAATCAGGCTGCTATTGAGCAGAAACTGGATAAGTTATTAGAGGCGTCGCGTAGCCCTTGGCAGCAACAAAAGCAGATGTTGTTGATGTTAGATCAGGTGATGGATGAATTTCTAAAAGAATTCGATCCTCAGCTGATTGAAGACATGGTTGGCTCACCATCAAGGTGGAGCGGTAAGCATTGGGCGGCGTATAAAAATTACTACACAAGAAAAATGAACGAAGGACACTTTAAGCGTCAGTTTAAAGCGCTATTAATCGAATGTATGCAAAAGTAA
- a CDS encoding DotU family type IV/VI secretion system protein produces MSAASYTVNQFSLVDEKNAALKDLLTEFSWQEEALLQLSLPLLAMVESVSSLEDIAALENFRANLITELKSIKQRGRERAISPALLDKLCFIWAAFFDERISYGCQLDTTQWQNKTLVSQLFGIRNSGDTFFSLVFQLMEFPKRHLALLKICYLILQLGFKGKYHTGHVTELKKLTAEISFALTELGAFKLKLDTNTTTAPRKSSRNLGLFTGISPLSFWLAFTVLLVVGLFIYNQYFGEIYERQNQEYKEMAGDTFQHIQQLQPKKMFIENARFYESEQMHALETAKPTAQPQTIEQPKAPAVAPVITEEPMTLYLVQIGAFNNMARAQSLKQKCDNSRYPLVIEEVGDSQFVGFIATGFTQAKAVSQFFVQSCNISPYIKEYQ; encoded by the coding sequence ATGAGTGCAGCCAGTTATACGGTTAACCAATTCTCACTTGTTGATGAGAAAAATGCAGCGCTAAAGGACTTGCTAACGGAATTTAGTTGGCAGGAAGAGGCGTTATTACAACTAAGCCTGCCGCTTCTTGCGATGGTTGAGTCCGTTTCTTCATTGGAAGATATCGCCGCGCTGGAAAATTTCAGAGCTAACCTCATTACCGAGCTCAAGAGCATTAAACAACGAGGTCGGGAGCGAGCTATATCACCAGCGCTACTGGATAAGTTGTGCTTTATTTGGGCGGCATTCTTTGACGAAAGGATAAGCTATGGTTGTCAGTTGGATACGACACAGTGGCAAAACAAGACCTTAGTGAGTCAATTATTTGGTATTCGCAACAGTGGAGACACCTTTTTTAGCTTAGTATTTCAATTGATGGAGTTTCCTAAGAGGCACTTAGCGTTATTAAAGATTTGCTATCTCATTCTACAGCTTGGCTTTAAAGGGAAATATCACACAGGTCATGTGACTGAGTTGAAAAAGTTAACCGCCGAGATCAGTTTTGCATTAACTGAGCTTGGGGCATTCAAGTTGAAGCTTGATACGAATACAACAACGGCTCCCAGAAAGTCATCTCGTAACCTAGGGCTATTTACTGGTATTTCACCATTGAGTTTTTGGTTAGCGTTTACGGTGCTTTTAGTGGTGGGTTTATTTATTTATAACCAGTATTTCGGTGAGATTTATGAGCGCCAAAACCAAGAGTACAAAGAAATGGCGGGAGATACTTTTCAGCATATCCAGCAGTTGCAACCGAAGAAAATGTTTATTGAAAATGCAAGATTTTACGAAAGTGAGCAAATGCATGCATTAGAAACAGCGAAACCAACTGCGCAACCACAGACAATTGAGCAACCTAAAGCGCCCGCAGTTGCCCCGGTTATCACCGAAGAACCTATGACATTGTACTTGGTGCAAATTGGTGCTTTTAACAATATGGCACGTGCACAAAGTCTTAAACAAAAATGTGATAATAGCCGCTATCCACTCGTTATTGAGGAAGTGGGCGATAGCCAGTTTGTAGGTTTTATTGCAACAGGTTTTACGCAGGCCAAAGCGGTTAGTCAGTTTTTTGTGCAAAGCTGTAACATTTCACCTTATATCAAGGAGTATCAGTGA
- a CDS encoding type VI secretion protein IcmF/TssM N-terminal domain-containing protein, giving the protein MKTPLVRLWIGASFVLLAVLLLVLTFSLALATHWYWLSGLLALVGVLVVYVPSINRFVIGKYQRRNFFKQYSTLYKRIAKKLKLSSNVYKTAWYLVISEGNTSDSFAQFNRVKLNGMPPNIAVYHVQGALIWHVKAKVEDQQHFLAWLSFIRAKQPLNGVLLLSDAFSVIQRSQKAKQEFIADFKARLESIYLRSGYPVPAHLFLCGINKLDGIAESLNERVELADLSIYFSEQGLQSSHALNEAYDLLFKKLFANNLQQVSLQLDDEFKRKQLLGPMQLQYLKLAVAHFIDELADFNGQVLPYKIESFHLVESENAEQRVNLATAHTLIEVNQSLLPVVAETTLKPKAEITKTFTNQVLPLAHLAPVNRWKIWRHSVRQFLMLCTGAGLLAGAAWVGWQAYVYNQSLHQEFSKLHQDYKYILNKSAISFDELSSLIEPLALLQSGYSQFTEEKESQPWYALPILASIDREEHYRSLYQQQLATTLEPTISKYLEQELFVYLELEDYLNVINVKDIYQSFALGENKRLVKKHLAESLTQSALLDESQVQVVSSLVDDLYFLGYNKIDINEELLALVDNQLALQDTNQLMYECVKQLPEFAKLIDIRPTLLAKHSDHVSLFGITRAKTQFLVPELFTPKALQQLSFLPESAFMQKLVQDNHGLFQTTPSKRELTRIGNYIKFSYINDYISFWRQYYSGIHLAPELSLEVLLSELTESEQSPLLQLYTTLRAYIYLPQVEVPSFEKADAIAANAPKKVAAKAQKAQQLIDKANQSLNKQQLLEIERAKEFNEIAGKIRQAFSDSPILVQSAESLSKQYQAFVAQLKALKDWKTQADSTVIPGLSYFQQLQDPNNFKAFSGLWLTRYDEPLMAELVDLVLRETATHVKRKTSEYLQEKWQQDVVAPYRKNVAVYYPFHKSGEDLKLSALAAFFAPNSSISNFEEQILGQFVSVDGTLQFPVFGRQAALSLSPAVTTFLSTYGKLQRELYGQDGNLKLNIVIAPKSMSAALSEFTLRVGERKLTYTHGPLVETQFSWPTDFTEQSLELVLTDLSNQKMTHTLEGVWSPMRLVERYQQQSGRDTVEVSNKQGAAVVLSMKGAGDEASLLNPEFFSRLFVPDTVLQ; this is encoded by the coding sequence GTGAAGACTCCGTTAGTTCGCCTATGGATCGGTGCATCCTTCGTCTTATTGGCTGTACTACTTTTAGTACTTACTTTTTCGCTAGCGTTAGCAACACATTGGTATTGGCTGAGCGGACTGCTGGCTCTGGTTGGTGTGCTGGTGGTGTATGTGCCTAGTATCAATCGTTTTGTTATCGGCAAATATCAAAGAAGAAACTTCTTTAAGCAATACTCTACCCTATACAAGCGCATCGCAAAAAAACTGAAACTGAGCAGCAATGTTTATAAAACCGCATGGTATTTGGTGATTTCAGAGGGCAATACCAGTGATTCGTTCGCGCAATTTAATCGCGTTAAACTCAATGGTATGCCACCAAATATAGCGGTTTATCACGTTCAAGGGGCGTTGATTTGGCATGTAAAAGCAAAGGTTGAAGATCAGCAGCACTTCTTAGCTTGGCTGAGCTTTATTCGCGCAAAACAGCCGTTGAACGGGGTACTGTTATTAAGCGACGCATTTAGTGTTATCCAGCGTTCGCAAAAGGCTAAGCAAGAGTTTATTGCAGACTTTAAAGCGCGGCTCGAATCTATTTATCTGCGTAGTGGCTATCCCGTTCCCGCACACTTATTTCTATGTGGAATTAACAAGTTAGATGGGATAGCTGAAAGCTTGAATGAGCGGGTCGAGCTTGCTGATCTGTCCATTTACTTCTCTGAGCAGGGATTACAATCCTCTCATGCGCTCAATGAAGCATACGACTTACTATTTAAGAAGCTATTTGCCAATAATCTACAACAAGTCTCGCTGCAGCTAGATGATGAGTTCAAACGCAAACAGCTGCTGGGGCCGATGCAGCTGCAATATTTAAAGCTTGCCGTTGCGCACTTTATCGACGAGCTGGCCGACTTTAATGGTCAGGTACTGCCGTATAAAATTGAGAGCTTCCACTTAGTTGAATCTGAAAATGCAGAGCAGCGGGTAAACCTTGCAACGGCACATACGTTAATTGAAGTGAATCAATCCCTTTTGCCCGTTGTTGCTGAAACTACGCTAAAACCTAAAGCAGAGATCACCAAGACATTCACAAATCAGGTTTTGCCGTTGGCACACTTAGCACCTGTAAATAGGTGGAAGATTTGGCGTCATAGCGTTAGACAGTTTTTAATGCTTTGCACAGGTGCAGGTCTACTCGCTGGAGCAGCTTGGGTAGGCTGGCAGGCTTACGTCTATAACCAGTCATTACACCAAGAATTTAGCAAGTTACATCAAGACTATAAGTATATTTTGAATAAAAGTGCCATCAGCTTTGATGAACTAAGTTCATTGATTGAACCATTGGCATTGCTGCAGTCTGGTTATAGTCAATTTACCGAGGAAAAGGAAAGCCAACCTTGGTACGCGCTACCAATTCTTGCCTCTATTGACCGTGAAGAGCATTATCGTTCGTTATACCAGCAACAACTAGCTACCACGTTAGAGCCCACAATCAGCAAATATCTTGAGCAGGAGTTGTTTGTTTATTTGGAGCTTGAAGACTATCTCAATGTCATCAATGTAAAGGATATCTATCAGTCGTTTGCGTTAGGTGAAAATAAAAGGTTGGTTAAAAAACATTTGGCGGAATCACTCACCCAGAGCGCTTTACTTGATGAGTCTCAAGTTCAAGTAGTATCAAGTCTCGTTGATGATCTGTATTTCCTCGGCTATAACAAAATCGATATTAATGAAGAGTTGTTGGCTTTAGTTGATAACCAATTAGCGCTGCAAGATACAAACCAATTGATGTATGAGTGCGTTAAGCAGCTTCCTGAATTTGCAAAGCTGATTGATATCAGACCAACACTACTCGCCAAACATAGCGATCATGTGAGTTTATTTGGGATCACTCGAGCTAAAACACAGTTTTTGGTTCCCGAGTTGTTTACGCCTAAAGCACTGCAACAGCTATCGTTTTTGCCGGAGTCTGCGTTTATGCAGAAGCTAGTGCAAGACAATCATGGGTTATTTCAAACCACGCCATCCAAGCGCGAACTAACTCGCATCGGTAACTATATAAAGTTTAGCTATATTAATGACTATATCAGCTTTTGGAGACAGTACTACTCGGGGATCCACCTTGCTCCAGAACTGTCGCTAGAGGTATTGCTTTCTGAGTTAACCGAAAGTGAGCAATCACCTCTGTTGCAGCTATATACTACACTTCGAGCCTATATCTATCTGCCGCAAGTGGAAGTGCCGAGTTTTGAAAAGGCTGATGCAATTGCCGCTAATGCCCCGAAGAAGGTCGCAGCCAAAGCACAAAAAGCGCAGCAACTAATTGATAAAGCTAATCAGAGCTTAAATAAGCAACAGTTATTGGAAATCGAGCGGGCAAAAGAGTTTAACGAAATTGCGGGTAAAATCCGTCAAGCATTCTCTGATAGTCCAATCCTAGTGCAAAGCGCTGAAAGTTTATCAAAGCAGTATCAAGCGTTTGTGGCACAGCTAAAAGCGCTGAAGGATTGGAAAACACAGGCGGATAGCACTGTGATCCCCGGGCTAAGCTATTTTCAACAGCTACAAGACCCTAATAACTTCAAGGCCTTTTCAGGGCTGTGGTTAACCCGTTACGATGAGCCTTTAATGGCGGAGCTGGTAGATTTGGTATTGCGTGAAACTGCAACGCATGTAAAGCGCAAAACATCAGAGTACTTACAAGAAAAGTGGCAGCAAGACGTGGTAGCGCCTTACCGTAAAAATGTTGCGGTTTACTACCCATTTCATAAATCTGGCGAAGACCTTAAACTCAGCGCACTGGCCGCATTTTTTGCGCCCAATAGTTCAATCAGTAATTTTGAGGAGCAGATCTTAGGGCAATTTGTTTCGGTTGATGGCACGCTACAATTTCCGGTATTTGGTCGTCAGGCTGCGCTTTCATTATCACCTGCAGTCACAACATTTTTATCCACTTACGGCAAGCTTCAGCGAGAACTTTATGGCCAAGATGGCAACCTTAAGCTGAATATAGTGATTGCGCCAAAGTCAATGTCTGCAGCCTTGAGTGAATTTACATTGCGTGTTGGTGAGCGAAAACTAACCTATACCCATGGTCCTTTGGTTGAAACTCAGTTTAGCTGGCCGACAGATTTTACAGAGCAATCACTAGAGCTGGTGTTAACTGACCTGAGCAATCAAAAAATGACGCATACACTGGAGGGCGTCTGGTCACCCATGCGCTTGGTTGAGCGTTACCAACAACAAAGTGGGCGAGATACGGTTGAGGTGAGCAACAAACAAGGTGCAGCTGTCGTGTTGAGCATGAAGGGCGCAGGCGATGAGGCGAGTTTGCTAAACCCAGAGTTTTTCTCTCGGTTATTCGTACCCGATACCGTTTTGCAGTGA